In the genome of Natronomonas salina, the window GCAGACCACCCGGGGACCTTCTCGACGAACTCGGTGCGCACGGTCCGGATGCGGTCATCGAGCTTCTCGAACATCGCCGCCCGGAGCTCGGCCTCCGAGTAGTCCTCCCGTCGAGTGACGAATGGGTTGAACAGCGGCCCGATCACGGGGAACCGCACGAGCTGCTCGCCTGGCGTGAGTTCCTCCTCGTAGCGATGATAGACCGCCATCCGGTCGACCTCGACGCCGAGATAGAAGTGGAACTGCCGAGCGCCAGCGAGATCGGCCGGTCGCTGCTCGAGGTACTCCCCGAGCAGTTCACGGAACACGGGGTTGGATTCGACGTCCGGGTCGTCGAACCGGCTGTCGAGTTGTGCGACCAATCGCTCGACCGGGAACGCCTGCGTCGTCGCGTAGAACGTGAGCGGGAAGTCGAGTTCGTTGTTCGCGAACTCCTCGGCTTGCTCCTGGACGGTCTGCCAGTCCTCGGCCATCGCGAAGTCCATGTTCGCTGGCTCCAGTTCGACGAACGCCTCCATCGTCCCGTCCGTCCGCTCGATCGCACCAGCCCCGGGCCAGGCCCGCTCGACGTTGGTGAGTTCCTGGGTCGATTCGTCGACGCTGAACGGCGTGTACTCGACCCAGCCACCCTCCGTCGATGGATTCGCGTCGTCGGCCCGATAGCTGTGCGTGACTCGCGGCCGCTTGAACACATAGCGGCCGACGATGCGGAGCCACTCCCAGGCCGTCAGGTGCGGTGGCGACGCATAGACGGTGGCCACGCCGAGCCCGAACCCGACGAACAGGAGGGTGATGGCGAGGGCGCCGAAGCCGGTGCTGGCGCCGATGAACAGGCCCGCGACCGGGAATCCGAGGAGGACGCCGACGTCACCCTCGCGGATGTTCACGATGGGGAGGCGCGTATCCTCCCCGAGGCGATTCATGATGCGTCGTGCTGCTGCGCTGTGTTCGTCTGCCATTAGTAGTATCCAGGATCGTTCTCTGAGCGCCGATACTCGGGGATGCCACCACTGCCACCGCCACCGCTGCCGTCACCGTCATCGCCTGGTCCCGCTGCCTGGGCCTGCCCTTCCGAACTGTTCGACTGCGACTGCCGGGAGGCGAGTGCCGACCCCGCTGCCGCGGTCGGTCCCCACCGTGCGCCAGCTGCGGCTGCCGTCGGCCCGGCCAGATACCCAGCCGTCGCGACCGTTCCCGCGAGGACCGCACCACGTCCCGTGCCACTGATTGCGCGAGACGCCATCGGCGCGGCGAACTTGAACGTCTTCCAGGTGACGTACAGGGTGATGATCGGCAGCGAGATCACCACGAGGTACTGGGCGAACTGTCCGCCGAGTTCGAGCTGGTGGTCGCCAGCGAACAGCAGTTCGTAGCCACGGAAGAGGATGGCTGCCGGCAGGGGCAACGCGGCCAGTGGAATGAACTGGGCGATCAATCGCCGGGCGATGTTCGAGAGGACCGGCAGGTTGCCGTACGCGATGGCGATGCCGAACGGCATGCCGTACAGATAGACGTACAGAAGCAACTCCCGGATGATGAACAACGCCTTCAGCGCGACCATCGCGAGCCCTCCTAAACTGGCCATCACGAGGGTCAGCCCCGGTGTGCCGGCCGCCTGGGGGAGGATATCGGCGACTACTCCACCGACTTTGCCGATATCTGGCAGTAAACCTACGGTCAATCCTTGAACGAAATAGAGAGCGAGTACCCCCAACCAGTACCATGTGATTATGAGGAATGCCCCTACCCAAGATGAACGACGAGCTTTGCGAGCTTCGTAGGCACTCCCGTAATTGAATATCCGGATGAAGTGATGTCCTTGGACACAGAGGAAGAGAATCAATAGAGCGAAGAACGTCGTCTCACCCGCAACCGTCGATTCGTAGATGCTCTGCCAAAGACCGTCAGACCCTCTCGGTGGAGAAAAGATCAAATCAATGCCTTCGCCCTCTGGAAGTGGTGTATCGAATAGTGAGATAGAAGCTTCATGCAGCCCAGTAACCAACTCTTCAACGAACCACTCAGTAATCTGGTCGACAATATCCTCAAACCACTTAATCCCGAAGTCGGAAAACGGTATCTCGGCCAACTACGACACCTCCTTTAGGGAGATCTCGCAACCATCGTAGGTGTCTGAAGCTGAATACTCGACGTTATATTGTACAGATGATGTTCCACTTACCCCACCACGGATTTTGACCGTCAATGTACCCTCTTGCTGAGTCGAAGTGCATCGGATGCCATCCCCCTCGAAGAAGAATGGAAATGTACTGCTGAAGAAAGTTCTTCGTTCTCCACCGTTCACTATTAATGGGTCATACCTTCGACCGCCCGATTCCGGATCCCATACCCCAGTTCGATCACCTTCTACTTGCTTCGGATTGGGCACGTCCCCTAGGAAGTGCATCTTCTGCATTGCCTCGGGACCATTCCCTGTATTCTCCACCACTACTACCGCCTGACTACCTTTCGTTGTCCCAAGCGATTCAGGCATCTCGTCGAGTCGGTTCGCGCCGACGCCGACGTCAACGATCTCCAACTCGGGCCGAATTACCTGCGTCGTCTCGGCGAGCGTCTCGTCATCAGCAGCGGCGACGAGACGGTACTCACCGGGCGTGTATGGCATCGAGATGTCGAACGTAACGCGAGATGCCCCTGTGGCCACGGACGTCTCAGCGAACGACTCACCGGCCGGGTCGATCACGGAGATGGTCTCCGCCTCGAGTGACTCCTCGAACTCGACGACGAGTTGCTGGTCTTCGACTGCGATCTCGGTGAAGCCACTTGAACTGGTTGAACTACTCTCCGAGCAGCCTGCCAACACTGTGGCTGCTCCGACGGTACCGAGTACGTCGCGTCGTGTAAGCTTCGTCATCAGTATCGCCTCCATTCGAACATCGAACCGAGCTGCCGCCCGGCATACCACACCACCAAAAACGGAGCCAGCAAGAGCCCCGTCCGGACGAACAGCTCCAGCCACCCATCGATCGACCCCAGTGCGTGCCACCGCACCATCGCCGAGTCACCGGCGTACACGGGATAGCTATCCAGCCACGACGCGGGTTCGTACCGCGCCGTGTAGACACCCTGTTCGGTGAGGTGGACGACCGCCTCGCCGGTCGCGTTGGTCTTCACTCGCTGCCCGTCGATCTCGACGTACCCCTCGCGTTCGAGGTCCGCGATCGGTGCAATGCGGTCGTCGTCGGCGAGGACGATTGGGTCACCCGACTCGGCCTCCCGGAGCGTCACCAGGACCGTGATGCCGCTCTCGTTCTCGTCGACGATCTCCGTCGTGAGGTCGCTCTCGCGTATCTCGCGGTCCTCGAGCGGGCCGAGGAGCTTGGCTTTGGTCCCGTGGACAATGCCGTGGACGGTCAGGTTCTCCGTATCCACGGCCCGGGACTCGATGGCCAGCCCGTAGGTCGGCTCGTACGATTCGTTGACGACGTCGACGGTCACGTTCTCCGGCAACGCTCCCGCGGGCGAACGGCGCTGTTCGCCCCACGTCCGGATGATCGTCGGCCCCGCGTGCTCCGGCTTCGCCCGCGGCCCCAGCTTCGACGGATAGGCGTGGACGAAGACCGGCAGGACGTCCGAGTCGACCTGTCGCGAGTCGGTGCTATTGGACTCGACCAGCTGGTCCCACTCGGGGTTGCGAGCGGTGAAGAACCGCCAGACGCCTCGGACTCTCTCGTCGCCCGACTCGTCGAGCGTGTACCCCTGCCAGGGCTCGGTCTGGTGGATCGACACGCCGGTCTCCCCGCTCGGATACTCAGCGTAGTGGACCGACGCCCGCAGGTCGTAGAGGTCGACCGCGATGGTATCGCGGACCGTGACCGTCTCCGTGAGGACGTCGGTGCCCGTCTCGTTGGCGGGAATCGTCCCGTTCGCAACGGTCGCGTCTCCGCCAGACGCGGGGACGATCGTCACCGTGATCTCCGCCTCCAGGGTCAGATTCGACGCACTGTCGGTCGCGTACTTGAGGGCCGGCCGGTGACTGCCCGACCCGTTGGCGATCGCTTCGCCGTCGGCGTACAGCCGCGTCTCCGAGACCTCGTGGCCGGCGACCTGCATCGAGTCGGAGAGCCGCAGCGGATCTCCACCGCCCGAGCCAGCGAGCCGATAGTCCACGAGGCCCAGCACCTCGCCCTCCGTCGGGACGTAGAACCGTTCGTCGCCAGGCGCCACGTGGGCCCGCGTCGACGGCGAGACGGCGAAGATCGTCGCGTGGGCGTCCTTGATGTAGGTGCCGTTGGTCGTGTTCGCCGTCGGCGGGTACCGCGAGGTGCTCGCGTCGCCCGGCTCGAACTCGCCGTGAGCGAAGCGCGTCCAGCGGCTGGCCGTCGACGGCGGCTCGGTGAACGTCAGGTCCGTCCCGTTGGCGACCTGGTGGATCGTCGTCCGGTTCTCGCCGAACGATTCCTGATACGCGTCGTTCGAGACGTACGCCTCGGTGGGCTGGCGTGCCCACAGCGTCGCCTCCTCGCTCTCGGACAGCGAGCTGTTGGTCGTCCCCGGCCTGGGTGGGTCACCACCGACCACGGCCGTCGCAGAGGCGACGAACAGGAGCGCGACACTCAGTGCGATGCCGACCTGCCGCATCCTAGAACGGGACGAGGTCGACACACTGGGCGACGGGCAACTGCATCAACTGCCCGGCGATGGTGAAGGTCGGACCGAGCAGGACCAACACGGCCGCGGACTTCGCCGCTTGATACTTGTGTCGCTTGAGGGATTCCACCCGATCGGCCGGCACCGTGAACATCTGGGCGAGCTCGTCGATCTGCCAGACGACGAGCAGGCCCATCAGCCCCAGTGTCGTCGTCAACTGGACGATCCCCTCGATCATGTTCGGCAGTACCCCTGACTCGCCCGAACAGACGGGATTGTCGGCCTGTGCAGCCACCGGCTGCGCAGTGAAGATTCCGACCAGCAGCCCGACGACAAGCAGCCCGACGCAGAGACGAGCGAGACTGACGAGACGCGTCGAATCGACGGACACGTTCCGGATAGCACATGTAGGAAGACCGCTCCTACAGACACGAGACAACCTCGTTGCGACAGCTTCCGTCATACTTCATCGACGTCATTGAAGCAAGGAAGCATTAACCGGACTAGATATCACACAAACTATGTCTCAAACGACATTGTTATATCAGAAATTTATCATCTGATTTAGTGTGATTTAGCTTGCTAAAACTGCACGCAAATCCTGCGAGAACGTGACATTGAGGGAGAACGTTTCTCCAGAGAGGATTGCTCAGCGCCGCGCGACCGGACAGCAGTCCTCGAGGTCCTGTCGGCGCATCGCCTCCGAGCCACACACCGTACAGCGATAGTACACGGCGCCAGTCGGCCGGCCGTGCCTGTCGACCTCCTGGAGCGGGCCATCGACGCGCCGTCTGTCCTCATCGTCGAGGTCGATATCTGTCCCGGCCCCTGCACCGCCATTCAACCGTGGGAGGAAGCGCGTACGCTTGGTGATGCAACCCACCGACGACCTTCGGGGAGGAAGTTGCCTTCGGGGGCTGATGGACCGGCCCGATGTCCTACGAAGGAATCCTCGCGCTTCAGCGCGGGGAGGATGTCACTGACCGTGCTTGACCGACTCGGGACCCAGGCCGGGATACGCGACGACCTTGCGGCGGTCCTTCCGGTAGCGGGTGATTTGCCCGTCGGCCTCCATCTCGGTGAGGAGTCTGCTGACGGTCGCCGCCGAGTAGTCCGTGTTGTCGACGACGTCCTGTTGGAACATCCGGCCACCACGCTCGTCCAGGAGCGCTTGGACGGTCGCTTCGGGAGACTGCGACGACGCGACTGGTGGCGTGTCGTGGTCCCTCGTCGGGGTGCTGTCGCTGGGAGACGCCGGCGTTTCCGGCTCGTCGTCGGCTGACGTGGTAACGGCGTTGACGAGGTCCCCTAACATGTGTTGGGACACCCAGCGCGCTTCGGCGTCATGGACTCCAGGACGGACCTCGGTTCGCTGGTCGAGCTCCCGGTAGCGCGCCGTCCCCATCGACGGTGACCTGACATTCCATTGGCATCCATAGCTATCTGACGGGTGCGTGGATGCAACCGAGATTCTATTCCCGCGATTAACCGGGAGTTTATACAGGGGTGAACGACAGTACCCCTCGATCCATCCGACTATGACCCCATCTGGAGGGAGCGCTCGGACGAGTTCTCCTCCGTTTTGTGCCCTCTTGCACCTCCGATCCGGCTTTGCGGCATCCGGCCTGCGGCACCTCTCGAGCCGTCCGTGTCGCCGTACTGTCGCGGACCTGGACTCTCTAAGCGTTCAGTGGAGCGATCAGCCGGCAGCTTCCATTGAGCCACCCCCGTCGCTACGAGCGTTCAAGCACACGGGACGTCTTCCAGGTCGCGATACCGCTCTCGGACGGTCACCGTCGAGACGCCCGCCGCGTCCGCGACCGAGTCCTGATCGAAGTACTCGCCCGTCGTCCGCCCAGCGAGGTACAGTGCGCCCGCCGCGGCCCCCATCGGCTTCTTCCCGTTCGCGACGCGCCGGTCGTCCGCTCGTTCGAGTAACTCCCGGGCTCGCCGCTCCGTCTCGCTGTGAGCGTCGAGTTCCGAGGCGATCTGCGGGAGGTAGTGTGTGGGCCCAGCCAGCGGCACCGGAAGGTCGAGCTCGCGATTCAGCACGCCGTAGCAATGACGTATTCGCTCCGCACCGAGCTTCGAGACGGTGGCGATGTCGTCAAATGTCCGCGGTTGCTCGTTGAGTCGACACACCGCGTAGACACAGGCCGACGCCATCGCCTCGATGGAGCGCCCGCAGAGCAGCCCCTCGTCCTGTGCCGTCCGGAACAGCTGACACGCTTGGTCGCGGACGCTTCGACTCAACCCCAGCGCACTTATGATGCGTCGGATGTCGACGAACCCTGCGATTCGATTGTTGTCGGCCTTCGAGCCGACCTTCGCCCGCCGGTGCTCCCGTCGCAGTCTGGAGAGCCGACGCCGCGTGCTGTAGTCCAGTTGCCGCCCGTTGCTATCCCGGTCCCAGCCGATCTCGGTGCCGATGCCCCGGTCGTGCCGTGCGACCGTGTTCGGCGACCCCGTTCGTCGTTTGCCCGTCCGGTCGTCGTCGAACTCTCGCCACTCCGGTCCGTGGTCGATCTGCTCGTCGTCGATGACCAGCCCACAGTCCTCACAGACCGTCTCGTGGACGTTGGTCGTCACGCGACCGCTGCACTCCGGACACGTGTTCTGGTCGGTCTGCTGTCCGTCTTCGTCGAACGTCTGCTCGTAGATCTCTCTCGACGCCATCTCACGTCACGAAGGACGCCTCACTACGACCCTCGCCCGTCAGGGACAGACAAACACGTCGCGGGCACCGCCGCTAACGGGTGTCCTGAAGCCACTGCTCCGTCCCGCAACCCGTGTCGCGTGAATATGTGCTCCGAGGACGTCGCCATCGCCACCCCCGGACTCACCGACAGTTCTCCCTACCCGGCCCCCCGTGAGGACCTCGGCGATCCATAGTCGAAAACTTGATACGTTCGATCACAACGTCGAGTGTGAACCGACGTTCTATCTCCCATGTTGGAACTACAGCGAGTGATTCCCCGGAAGACGTGTTCTACTGTGGGTTCTGTAGTACGGGGGTGGGGATGCCCCGGGCTGTGCAATCTGGTGTCTCGGACGGCCGTTTCAGAATCGGTGGTGAGCGGCCC includes:
- a CDS encoding twin-arginine translocation signal domain-containing protein, yielding MTKLTRRDVLGTVGAATVLAGCSESSSTSSSGFTEIAVEDQQLVVEFEESLEAETISVIDPAGESFAETSVATGASRVTFDISMPYTPGEYRLVAAADDETLAETTQVIRPELEIVDVGVGANRLDEMPESLGTTKGSQAVVVVENTGNGPEAMQKMHFLGDVPNPKQVEGDRTGVWDPESGGRRYDPLIVNGGERRTFFSSTFPFFFEGDGIRCTSTQQEGTLTVKIRGGVSGTSSVQYNVEYSASDTYDGCEISLKEVS
- a CDS encoding helix-turn-helix transcriptional regulator, whose amino-acid sequence is MFQQDVVDNTDYSAATVSRLLTEMEADGQITRYRKDRRKVVAYPGLGPESVKHGQ
- a CDS encoding transcription initiation factor IIB — translated: MASREIYEQTFDEDGQQTDQNTCPECSGRVTTNVHETVCEDCGLVIDDEQIDHGPEWREFDDDRTGKRRTGSPNTVARHDRGIGTEIGWDRDSNGRQLDYSTRRRLSRLRREHRRAKVGSKADNNRIAGFVDIRRIISALGLSRSVRDQACQLFRTAQDEGLLCGRSIEAMASACVYAVCRLNEQPRTFDDIATVSKLGAERIRHCYGVLNRELDLPVPLAGPTHYLPQIASELDAHSETERRARELLERADDRRVANGKKPMGAAAGALYLAGRTTGEYFDQDSVADAAGVSTVTVRERYRDLEDVPCA